Proteins encoded by one window of Candidatus Obscuribacterales bacterium:
- a CDS encoding LL-diaminopimelate aminotransferase, whose amino-acid sequence MEISNRIKSIPPYVFAALDKKRQAAIERGVDVINLGIGDPDQPTPKHVLEAMHKAIDEPANHRYPPFGGMKEYKQAAAEWCHKRFGIDIDPDSELTSLIGTKEGLHHTVLAMVDPGDVTLIPDPAYPVYRTSTILAGGIPHFMPLRPDFDFTPDLEAIPDAVADKAKLLFINYPNNPTAGFADMAFLEKAVAFCKKHDILLCSDLAYSEMTFDGNVAHSIFEVPGAKDIAIEFHSLSKGFNMTGWRVGYACGNKEAVKALAQIKANVDTDIFRAIQIAAIAAFKGPRDHIDACNKLYKERRDLAVTALSSLGWPVKPSKATFYMWLPVPKGMTSATFSERMLEEAGIMVPPGTAYGPSGEGYFRLSLCADKNRLQEAFNRMKAHNIVFEPAKATV is encoded by the coding sequence ATGGAAATATCAAATAGAATTAAGTCAATTCCTCCTTATGTTTTCGCAGCCCTCGACAAGAAGCGCCAGGCAGCGATTGAGCGCGGGGTAGATGTCATCAACCTAGGTATTGGCGACCCTGACCAGCCAACTCCCAAACACGTCCTTGAGGCAATGCACAAGGCGATAGACGAGCCGGCCAATCACCGTTACCCACCATTTGGCGGAATGAAGGAATACAAGCAAGCCGCAGCCGAGTGGTGTCACAAACGTTTCGGCATTGATATTGATCCCGATTCGGAATTAACTTCACTTATAGGCACCAAAGAAGGGCTTCACCATACCGTTTTAGCTATGGTTGATCCGGGCGATGTTACGTTAATTCCTGATCCTGCTTATCCTGTTTATCGCACATCAACAATACTCGCAGGCGGCATTCCGCACTTCATGCCGTTGCGTCCGGATTTTGATTTTACGCCGGACCTGGAAGCGATACCAGATGCGGTGGCAGACAAAGCGAAGTTGTTGTTTATCAATTATCCAAACAACCCGACTGCCGGATTTGCCGACATGGCGTTTTTGGAAAAAGCAGTTGCCTTTTGCAAAAAGCACGACATTCTTTTGTGTTCCGATTTAGCTTATTCGGAAATGACTTTTGACGGCAATGTCGCACATTCCATTTTTGAAGTTCCTGGAGCCAAGGATATTGCTATTGAATTCCACAGCTTATCCAAGGGCTTTAACATGACCGGCTGGCGAGTCGGCTATGCCTGCGGCAACAAAGAAGCAGTGAAAGCTTTGGCTCAAATAAAGGCCAATGTCGACACTGACATTTTCCGCGCAATTCAAATTGCAGCTATTGCCGCATTCAAAGGGCCAAGAGATCATATCGATGCTTGCAACAAGTTATACAAAGAGCGTCGCGACCTGGCCGTCACGGCATTGTCCAGTCTCGGCTGGCCTGTAAAACCAAGTAAAGCGACTTTCTACATGTGGTTGCCTGTACCAAAAGGCATGACCTCAGCCACCTTCAGCGAGCGCATGCTGGAAGAAGCAGGCATTATGGTTCCTCCGGGCACCGCTTACGGACCATCGGGCGAAGGTTATTTCCGCCTGTCTTTGTGTGCCGACAAGAATCGCTTGCAAGAAGCTTTCAATAGAATGAAGGCGCACAACATTGTGTTCGAGCCGGCTAAAGCTACGGTCTAA
- a CDS encoding N-6 DNA methylase, protein MGTYYRIYRQTYAHMTGSVKRKNSPLAYLRQIVSTLPVNSDNSSLVLYLSALTFLHRNNRLKHLAKVPVKFSSSGLRQLVEVLHDQLNAFSVTTASLEFAHADDEVWTTIWQKLQTKQLDNLWLDETTLGYVHQFLCLPQRSLSIDRLSQSDKTIDTQTLVAFTQLYTPHWVADFLLESTILPQWREKIPAEKLTVMDPACGAGNFLLKAFDLLNRLYLEEGATEKEACKKILEKNLHGVDIDERSLSVTALALLTKVLKTGAVESLQIKNLQAAIKTDPTENILGSLNRHWSEDHLLAGRYRVVVANPPYIGRKLMDRSLKHALKVNYPNSHNDLAGAFLERSIELAEPDGMVGLITQSSIISLPSYTKLRNALLEKTSIDTCVELGPGVFPLQGGEKINSLLLILANKPFKTGSKIMSRFIDLTSSKDKEVDLAQVDTAKAYSVSQETLKQNTNFVFNYRCPEIVSHLLKGALPLADIADVRQGLATTDNERFLRYWWDVDANEIGQRWFPYAKGAGVKRWHNPIKYVVNWQNDGQEIKEAVTQAYPYLNGNSAWVVKNEQYYFRQGLTFSFIGGHDFSVRYLPAGCIFDVAGSAIFVDEQSIFWYLAYLNSHFIRAIAQNLNPSINFQVGDLKKLPVIQFLPTEKTTLDSLAKQCFAIKEWLNGFDPTIYSQDLPEELQKIVSGNSIETSWKSYSNKYQNLSTELVQLENSIDEIVLTAVERQWQLNKPDLKMLTDWIYQVCQPSNQYENPTAASFAKTSLHHLMRHYLKDHAFLSVALSENQNDLALNEGDLNWLSSELNQPLNKYLVEKFSLDQAKQFHGSPQLFCRQLEGNGHAIVFSTQTLRNIGRKKLPMESTTEVNMLNNLAAKMSHVKDWTGKHFLGSTGV, encoded by the coding sequence TTGGGCACTTACTACCGCATTTATCGACAAACATACGCGCATATGACAGGCTCGGTAAAAAGGAAAAATTCACCACTAGCCTATTTGCGGCAGATAGTTAGTACTCTGCCTGTAAATAGCGATAATTCTTCTTTGGTTCTTTACTTAAGTGCGTTGACTTTTTTGCATCGCAACAACAGGCTCAAGCATTTAGCAAAAGTTCCGGTAAAGTTTTCCAGTTCGGGACTCAGGCAACTAGTAGAAGTACTCCACGACCAACTAAATGCGTTTTCCGTCACAACCGCGTCTTTGGAATTTGCTCATGCAGATGATGAAGTTTGGACGACAATTTGGCAAAAGTTGCAAACCAAACAATTAGACAACCTATGGTTGGATGAAACGACATTAGGCTATGTCCATCAATTTCTTTGCTTGCCGCAAAGATCCCTATCAATCGATAGATTGTCTCAATCCGACAAGACTATTGACACGCAAACACTTGTAGCCTTCACTCAGTTGTACACGCCCCACTGGGTCGCGGATTTTCTGCTGGAAAGCACAATCTTGCCTCAATGGCGTGAAAAGATTCCCGCCGAGAAATTAACGGTTATGGACCCAGCCTGCGGCGCTGGAAATTTTCTTTTGAAAGCATTTGATTTACTAAACAGACTCTATCTTGAAGAAGGTGCAACAGAAAAAGAAGCCTGCAAGAAGATTCTGGAAAAGAATCTCCACGGCGTGGATATTGATGAAAGATCACTTTCTGTTACTGCTCTTGCGCTACTCACAAAAGTCCTCAAGACAGGTGCAGTCGAAAGCCTGCAAATAAAGAATCTGCAAGCGGCAATTAAAACTGATCCAACAGAAAATATCCTTGGCAGTCTAAATAGACATTGGTCAGAAGATCACCTTTTAGCTGGTCGTTATCGTGTTGTTGTGGCTAACCCGCCATATATTGGACGAAAGCTTATGGATAGATCGCTCAAGCACGCGCTTAAAGTCAATTATCCAAATTCACACAACGATCTAGCCGGTGCATTTCTGGAGCGCTCAATTGAATTGGCTGAACCAGACGGCATGGTGGGTCTTATCACGCAATCTTCAATTATTTCATTGCCTAGCTATACAAAGCTACGAAATGCTCTCCTGGAGAAAACTAGTATTGATACTTGTGTCGAGTTAGGTCCTGGTGTATTCCCGCTGCAAGGAGGCGAGAAGATAAACAGTCTCTTGCTTATCTTAGCCAACAAGCCTTTTAAAACAGGAAGCAAGATAATGTCCAGATTTATAGATCTGACATCAAGCAAGGACAAAGAAGTTGACCTCGCGCAAGTTGATACGGCGAAGGCTTATTCGGTTTCACAAGAGACACTCAAACAGAACACCAACTTTGTTTTCAATTACCGTTGTCCGGAAATAGTTTCGCATTTACTAAAAGGGGCCTTACCGCTTGCCGATATTGCTGACGTACGTCAGGGGCTGGCAACCACTGACAATGAACGATTTTTGCGCTACTGGTGGGATGTAGATGCCAACGAAATCGGACAGCGCTGGTTTCCCTATGCAAAAGGAGCGGGAGTAAAGCGTTGGCACAACCCCATCAAGTATGTTGTTAATTGGCAAAACGACGGGCAAGAGATAAAAGAAGCAGTCACACAGGCTTATCCCTATTTAAACGGCAATAGCGCCTGGGTAGTAAAAAATGAACAATACTATTTCCGGCAAGGACTGACATTTTCCTTCATCGGCGGCCACGATTTTTCCGTGCGCTACCTGCCTGCCGGATGTATTTTTGATGTAGCCGGGTCAGCCATTTTTGTAGACGAGCAATCTATATTTTGGTATTTGGCTTACTTGAATTCACATTTCATTCGAGCGATTGCCCAGAATTTAAATCCGTCAATCAACTTTCAAGTGGGCGACTTAAAAAAGCTTCCTGTCATTCAATTTCTACCGACGGAAAAGACTACGCTTGACTCACTTGCCAAACAATGTTTTGCCATCAAAGAATGGCTTAACGGATTTGATCCAACCATATACTCACAAGACCTTCCAGAGGAATTGCAGAAGATAGTCAGCGGCAATTCCATTGAAACAAGCTGGAAAAGCTACTCCAACAAATATCAGAACTTAAGTACCGAACTTGTCCAATTGGAAAATTCAATCGATGAAATTGTTTTGACTGCTGTAGAAAGACAGTGGCAATTGAACAAGCCGGATTTGAAAATGCTCACAGACTGGATATATCAAGTTTGTCAACCAAGCAATCAATACGAAAATCCAACTGCCGCATCGTTCGCCAAAACCAGCTTGCATCACTTGATGCGGCATTATTTAAAAGACCATGCTTTCCTATCGGTTGCGCTAAGCGAGAACCAAAATGATTTAGCTCTGAACGAGGGCGATCTCAATTGGCTATCGAGCGAACTCAATCAACCGCTCAATAAATATCTCGTTGAGAAATTCAGTCTCGATCAAGCTAAGCAATTCCATGGAAGTCCACAACTATTCTGCCGGCAATTAGAAGGCAACGGACACGCCATAGTATTTTCCACTCAAACCCTGCGGAATATCGGACGCAAGAAGCTGCCTATGGAAAGCACGACTGAGGTTAACATGCTAAATAACCTTGCGGCAAAAATGTCCCATGTAAAAGACTGGACCGGCAAACACTTCCTTGGCTCAACCGGCGTTTAG
- a CDS encoding IPT/TIG domain-containing protein, with protein MQIREHDRFYSFVLAALTLVSAICFCRALAAPVYPNKEETARPWNRLVAIGAQFKPATPGTRIACVPVLLPGQSVFVTAVNSRNRAAADVSVMVNGMPVNTDLEGLAVFTAPDSGGLTLSLMDATHKVLYERKYVASAGKLVAQPLSGSLISRLLDASPPAGNAPTLIYAPLVTAPGLELMIIGHNLSANPEDVQVILDGVSIPVVSSSPVSCLCMVPTRTGIGPLKEIFVKVGDDPSTAREVDVANAELIYRETALEPGAIYHGRIQVIGTNFPCLLEIENRFPHIVNLSMPGSSTLPTVSSVLTPGGERNLVAVDIQVKEPVPFLVDVRILPNLPGAPGSEEYVGDSNFVNLVRQTNLGDITRLKRRLIAIDKRLATLKNTGPGPGDPAGQRKDKQEKVLKERRARLNNMLTNERQLFMSLGGTDNDYQKALDLAQSETQPTTSNIQPLPLPAQPGLKPASQAQR; from the coding sequence GTGCAGATAAGAGAGCACGATCGTTTCTATAGTTTTGTTTTGGCCGCTCTGACCTTGGTCAGTGCGATCTGCTTTTGTCGTGCTTTGGCAGCCCCTGTTTATCCCAACAAAGAAGAGACCGCGCGCCCATGGAATAGGCTTGTAGCCATAGGGGCTCAGTTCAAACCGGCAACCCCAGGTACAAGAATTGCCTGCGTGCCCGTTTTGCTTCCCGGACAGTCTGTGTTTGTTACAGCTGTGAATTCGCGCAATAGGGCTGCTGCCGATGTGTCTGTTATGGTCAATGGCATGCCCGTAAACACTGACTTGGAAGGCTTGGCTGTATTTACTGCACCTGATTCAGGTGGACTTACGCTTTCGCTGATGGATGCCACGCACAAAGTTCTCTATGAGCGCAAATATGTTGCATCCGCCGGCAAATTGGTTGCTCAGCCTTTGAGTGGTTCATTGATAAGCAGGTTATTGGATGCCAGTCCGCCTGCAGGCAATGCGCCGACGCTAATCTATGCACCATTAGTCACTGCTCCGGGGTTGGAGCTTATGATAATTGGTCACAATCTTTCTGCAAATCCGGAAGATGTGCAAGTCATTCTGGACGGAGTGAGTATTCCTGTTGTGTCGTCATCGCCTGTCTCGTGCCTTTGCATGGTGCCGACTCGTACAGGCATCGGTCCGTTGAAAGAAATATTTGTCAAAGTGGGTGATGATCCATCAACTGCTCGCGAAGTGGATGTGGCAAATGCTGAGCTTATCTATCGGGAAACAGCGCTTGAGCCAGGCGCAATTTACCATGGTCGAATTCAAGTCATTGGTACTAACTTCCCCTGTCTTCTAGAAATTGAAAATCGCTTTCCGCACATTGTCAATTTGTCTATGCCGGGTAGCTCTACGTTGCCTACCGTATCCAGCGTGCTTACACCCGGTGGTGAAAGAAATTTGGTGGCTGTCGATATACAAGTTAAGGAGCCGGTGCCATTTCTTGTTGATGTGCGTATATTGCCGAATTTGCCGGGAGCACCAGGTTCGGAAGAATATGTCGGCGACAGTAATTTTGTGAATCTTGTACGACAAACAAATCTAGGTGACATCACGAGATTGAAGAGGCGTTTGATTGCAATCGATAAGCGTCTAGCTACGCTGAAAAATACAGGACCCGGACCAGGTGATCCGGCAGGTCAGCGAAAAGACAAGCAAGAGAAAGTATTGAAAGAACGACGTGCGCGTCTAAATAACATGTTGACCAACGAACGGCAATTGTTCATGTCGCTCGGTGGAACGGACAATGACTATCAAAAGGCATTGGATCTGGCTCAATCCGAAACGCAACCAACGACATCAAATATTCAACCGTTGCCCTTGCCTGCACAACCAGGACTGAAGCCCGCCTCGCAAGCCCAGCGATAA
- a CDS encoding tetratricopeptide repeat protein: MRLLRDYSVRLVAIALIASVVPVVPASASAPIPGSQSVAKLMPLAPQLDYLEPSQAPDSAANNYGDDPESVNEAPDASKSVLQKAVQAYSAGNVQEAASLFQKVLAINPNNGDAHYNLGAIAEQQGNLPEALNHYQAAAKANPQDKDFLEAYQAVASRLQTAKAEAVQQQQRQQAATQQQNQQMKQAALDAKTAFQSGNYDQAIQKLSSISNSNVKDPDVEFGLSQAYKAKSNLGQARYHLTNAMALDPNNETYKRAYASLNQETSCASDQDQVADSSLPPGDIVPMNSGGMGSEEPIGRWKTQDKKRRLVKAVGASAAGAALGALMGGFTNKYDRRGGALRGAVYGGALGLMLGGFSGR; the protein is encoded by the coding sequence ATGAGGCTTTTGAGGGATTATTCAGTCAGGTTAGTAGCAATCGCCCTTATCGCGAGCGTTGTACCGGTTGTTCCGGCTTCTGCTTCCGCTCCTATACCAGGTTCTCAGTCGGTGGCCAAACTTATGCCCCTAGCGCCACAGCTCGACTATCTGGAGCCGTCACAGGCTCCGGATAGCGCAGCCAACAACTATGGCGACGATCCTGAATCAGTCAATGAAGCTCCCGACGCCAGCAAGTCAGTTCTCCAAAAGGCCGTACAGGCATATTCAGCCGGCAATGTCCAAGAAGCTGCTTCGCTTTTCCAAAAGGTTCTGGCGATAAATCCAAACAATGGCGATGCTCACTACAATTTGGGCGCTATTGCCGAGCAGCAAGGAAATCTGCCGGAAGCATTGAATCATTACCAAGCTGCAGCCAAGGCTAATCCGCAAGACAAGGATTTTCTTGAAGCCTACCAAGCTGTCGCCTCCAGACTGCAAACGGCCAAAGCGGAGGCTGTTCAACAGCAGCAAAGACAGCAAGCTGCTACTCAACAACAAAATCAGCAAATGAAACAAGCAGCACTTGATGCTAAGACTGCCTTCCAATCAGGCAATTATGATCAAGCGATTCAGAAGTTGAGTTCTATATCAAACTCCAATGTCAAAGATCCTGATGTTGAATTCGGTTTGTCGCAAGCCTACAAAGCAAAATCAAATCTTGGACAAGCTCGTTATCATTTGACCAATGCTATGGCTCTTGATCCTAATAATGAAACTTACAAAAGAGCTTATGCCTCCCTTAACCAAGAAACCAGCTGCGCCAGCGACCAGGATCAAGTTGCTGATTCTAGTTTGCCGCCTGGCGATATCGTGCCGATGAATTCAGGTGGAATGGGAAGTGAAGAACCAATTGGTCGCTGGAAGACACAAGATAAGAAAAGACGATTGGTAAAAGCTGTGGGAGCCAGTGCGGCAGGTGCTGCATTGGGAGCCCTGATGGGTGGTTTTACAAATAAGTATGATCGCCGTGGCGGTGCCTTACGTGGTGCTGTTTACGGTGGTGCCCTTGGTTTAATGCTCGGTGGATTTTCAGGAAGGTAG
- a CDS encoding cytochrome c biogenesis protein ResB, which yields MTQTVTQEKTAKPKPTPNKAGSFWTPWASVKLTVLLLTLIALTVLIGAWCPQESQGGIQKVIDQFGEETALLFSKVGITDIFHSSWFLSLIGFLTINMIACSVQRVFPKVRSLKQVMPYLKSEAIDKLAASKKVVLNVHPETALHRLTEKLKRKGYTVRKEGTGLTAEFGKVGKLAPTVTHIGLLTLLLGVTITSWTGFTGFQPIPVGSFMDFESSEHSKLWIGKLPKWSVKAEKSWREDYPSGDVKQWYTDLAVVEPGGKVLKRQQISVNNPLTYGDVDIYQSSWGLDRVVLTFNDTVRVLNLRPMGKLYAAFMPLDEKTILLFSVRDQVKPLRVFAKTDGWAGPKLLTEIPLGGSAKLGGVEVGYQKVFAITGLQYKCDPGLPITYVAFAFIIAGVMLAAIPHRQLWASAKNVDGNNPEECCELSVGGHSMKAKRAFEKSLNQIVEGLGNPKHSVTEEKVNV from the coding sequence TTGACGCAAACGGTAACACAAGAGAAAACAGCAAAGCCAAAACCCACTCCTAACAAGGCGGGTAGTTTTTGGACGCCTTGGGCTTCTGTCAAATTGACAGTGCTCTTGCTCACTTTGATCGCCCTGACTGTTCTTATTGGTGCCTGGTGCCCACAAGAGAGTCAAGGTGGAATCCAGAAAGTCATCGACCAGTTCGGTGAAGAGACGGCATTATTGTTCAGCAAAGTCGGCATAACGGACATTTTCCATTCATCATGGTTTTTGTCCTTGATTGGATTTTTGACAATCAATATGATTGCTTGCAGTGTGCAAAGAGTATTTCCCAAAGTACGCTCCTTAAAGCAAGTGATGCCGTATTTGAAAAGTGAAGCAATAGACAAGCTGGCAGCTTCTAAGAAGGTCGTTCTCAATGTGCATCCTGAGACAGCTTTGCACAGGCTTACCGAGAAGCTTAAGCGCAAAGGCTACACAGTTAGGAAAGAAGGCACCGGACTGACGGCTGAATTCGGCAAAGTAGGCAAGCTTGCTCCGACTGTTACGCATATCGGGCTTTTGACTTTATTGCTTGGCGTCACCATAACCTCATGGACCGGCTTCACCGGATTTCAACCTATTCCTGTTGGAAGCTTCATGGATTTCGAATCTTCCGAACACAGCAAATTGTGGATTGGAAAATTGCCGAAGTGGTCTGTGAAAGCAGAAAAGAGTTGGCGCGAAGATTATCCAAGTGGTGACGTAAAACAGTGGTATACAGACCTGGCTGTTGTAGAGCCCGGCGGCAAGGTTTTGAAACGGCAGCAGATTTCGGTCAACAATCCACTCACTTATGGTGATGTTGATATTTATCAATCGAGTTGGGGACTTGATCGCGTAGTCCTAACCTTTAATGACACTGTTAGAGTTCTCAACCTAAGACCGATGGGCAAGTTGTATGCCGCTTTCATGCCATTAGACGAGAAGACGATTCTTCTATTTTCCGTGCGAGACCAGGTAAAACCATTGCGCGTCTTTGCTAAGACTGATGGCTGGGCTGGACCGAAACTATTGACGGAAATTCCTTTGGGTGGTTCGGCTAAATTAGGTGGCGTTGAAGTTGGCTACCAAAAGGTTTTCGCAATAACTGGTTTGCAATACAAATGTGACCCTGGTCTTCCAATTACATATGTGGCGTTTGCCTTCATCATTGCCGGCGTTATGTTGGCGGCAATTCCCCATAGACAGTTATGGGCAAGCGCAAAAAACGTAGACGGCAACAACCCTGAAGAATGTTGCGAATTGTCCGTCGGCGGACACAGCATGAAAGCCAAAAGAGCATTCGAGAAAAGTCTCAATCAAATAGTTGAAGGACTGGGTAATCCCAAACATTCAGTGACAGAGGAAAAGGTAAATGTCTGA
- a CDS encoding polyprenyl synthetase family protein, translated as MQSTIVDLNQLLAPIKPEMQLVDTWLTSNLIDDNNFVSDLLSQVFKAGGKRLRPALTILASKASLKEGDEISRLHIILAVLTELIHTASLVHDDVIDQASLRRGESTVNKKWNDKLAVLIGDLLFAQASICLARLMNPQIVGIYGQVLGDLCAGEIKQMRQQFSTSVDWDTYIQKSVNKTASLFAAGCQSSAILNRRDEDVVASLKSYGVNLGVCFQIVDDLLDVTGNTDQLGKAAGSDLANGVVTAPALFVLEQNDANANRLKELINTRAVSQPDGLAEALSIINQAGGVEKTVQLATKYAQAAKQNLDCLSPSTYKDSLAAIADYLLVRTN; from the coding sequence ATGCAAAGTACCATTGTCGATTTAAATCAATTGCTCGCGCCGATAAAGCCGGAGATGCAGCTCGTGGATACTTGGCTTACTAGTAACCTCATTGACGACAATAATTTTGTTTCCGATTTGCTCTCGCAGGTATTCAAAGCGGGCGGCAAACGCCTTCGTCCGGCATTAACGATACTTGCATCGAAAGCCAGTTTGAAAGAAGGCGATGAGATTTCGCGCCTGCACATAATTCTTGCGGTTTTGACTGAGCTTATTCACACAGCCAGCCTTGTTCACGACGACGTAATTGACCAGGCTTCACTGCGTCGTGGTGAGTCAACAGTAAACAAAAAATGGAACGACAAACTTGCTGTGCTTATCGGCGACTTGCTCTTTGCGCAAGCCTCAATTTGCTTGGCACGCTTGATGAACCCGCAGATTGTCGGTATTTATGGACAAGTACTCGGCGATCTATGCGCCGGCGAAATTAAACAGATGCGTCAACAATTCTCAACTTCCGTTGACTGGGATACGTATATTCAAAAATCCGTAAATAAAACAGCATCGCTCTTTGCCGCGGGCTGCCAATCAAGTGCGATATTGAACAGAAGAGACGAGGACGTTGTAGCATCGCTTAAGTCTTACGGCGTCAATTTAGGAGTCTGCTTCCAGATAGTAGATGATCTTTTGGATGTTACAGGCAATACGGATCAGTTGGGCAAAGCTGCCGGCAGTGATCTCGCCAACGGAGTTGTAACAGCTCCTGCTTTGTTCGTATTAGAGCAAAATGACGCTAATGCAAATCGCCTGAAAGAACTTATTAACACTCGTGCTGTCTCCCAACCAGATGGACTGGCGGAAGCTTTATCTATCATCAATCAGGCAGGCGGCGTTGAAAAGACGGTTCAACTGGCTACTAAGTATGCGCAGGCAGCTAAGCAAAATCTCGATTGCTTGTCGCCTTCAACATACAAGGATTCACTTGCTGCAATAGCAGATTACCTATTGGTAAGAACAAATTGA
- a CDS encoding dienelactone hydrolase family protein, with the protein MGLKLAVESLKTDLGNMPVFTTGPNDERKYPGLIIIHEIFGLDDHIKDLAQRFARLGLRVWAPDLFWLAAEQGLDRSNLDQMRSFFFSLEDNQVVSLMKTVFNSAQQNPGVIADKIGAVGYCMGGALAFMLAGRENLAFVIDYYGRVLYPETSEKKPLSPIEYADGVKCPVLGLYSGIDPIIPLDQIKLFEKKLQELKITYELKVYDDAEHAFFNDRRQHYNKEAAENAWALTTAFIDKHTRI; encoded by the coding sequence ATGGGTCTCAAATTGGCAGTCGAAAGCCTTAAAACTGACCTGGGCAATATGCCTGTTTTTACGACTGGGCCAAACGACGAAAGAAAATACCCTGGTCTGATAATCATTCACGAAATTTTTGGACTCGACGACCACATTAAAGATCTTGCGCAACGCTTTGCCAGACTGGGTCTTCGGGTTTGGGCCCCGGACCTGTTTTGGCTGGCTGCTGAACAAGGTCTAGACCGCAGTAATTTGGACCAAATGCGCTCATTTTTCTTCTCTCTGGAAGACAACCAAGTTGTCTCACTGATGAAGACAGTCTTCAACTCTGCTCAGCAAAACCCGGGCGTAATAGCCGATAAAATTGGTGCCGTCGGTTACTGCATGGGTGGCGCACTGGCATTTATGCTCGCCGGACGAGAAAATCTCGCTTTTGTAATCGACTATTACGGAAGAGTCTTATATCCTGAGACTTCCGAGAAAAAACCGCTCAGTCCAATTGAGTACGCAGACGGAGTTAAGTGCCCGGTTCTTGGTCTATACTCCGGAATTGATCCAATCATTCCGCTAGACCAAATCAAATTATTTGAGAAGAAACTCCAAGAACTAAAAATTACTTATGAGCTAAAAGTCTACGACGACGCTGAACATGCATTCTTCAACGATCGGCGTCAGCATTACAATAAAGAAGCGGCAGAAAATGCTTGGGCACTTACTACCGCATTTATCGACAAACATACGCGCATATGA
- a CDS encoding 3-hydroxyacyl-CoA dehydrogenase, whose product MTLNTVAVVGAGTMGSSIALAVAMSELPVVLKDVDSKAVDNGIKRIEKMIASQVRKGLSESDAAKRRALITGTTEIKDIADASFVIEVVPEQLHIKEAVLSELDAVLKPGVIIATNTSSLPISQLARFTKRPDKVVGLHFFNPAHLMKLVEVIPGLDTNESTVEAAMDFARKLGKMPVRVEECASFLVNRLLGRYMNESLFCLEEGLGNVEQIDQAVCDYVMPVGPFTLRDMNGCDIGLAVARFNFQEYGPRFAVPGILESMVTNNWLGQKTGRGFYTYDSETKKKAGINPELSSVVKGASSANGSLNAERLFLPMINEAFLALQEKICRAEDLDPALKAGLGMRKGPLELAGDMGLDNCLKQMQSLFEKYGERFRPAPLLKRYVFAGHKKLI is encoded by the coding sequence ATGACATTAAATACGGTGGCAGTTGTTGGTGCGGGCACCATGGGTTCGTCAATTGCTCTTGCGGTGGCAATGAGTGAACTGCCGGTCGTTTTGAAGGATGTAGATAGTAAAGCTGTTGATAATGGTATTAAGCGCATTGAGAAGATGATTGCGTCGCAAGTGCGCAAAGGTTTGTCGGAAAGTGATGCGGCAAAACGTCGCGCGCTTATCACGGGGACGACAGAAATCAAAGACATTGCCGACGCTTCCTTTGTCATTGAAGTCGTGCCCGAACAACTCCATATAAAGGAAGCAGTCTTGTCCGAGCTTGATGCGGTTCTCAAGCCGGGTGTCATAATTGCCACAAACACATCCAGCCTGCCGATATCGCAATTGGCTCGATTTACTAAACGCCCCGACAAGGTAGTCGGTTTGCACTTTTTCAATCCGGCGCATTTGATGAAGCTTGTCGAAGTGATACCGGGTTTGGATACCAACGAGTCCACGGTGGAAGCCGCCATGGATTTTGCGCGAAAGTTAGGCAAGATGCCGGTGCGTGTTGAAGAGTGCGCTTCGTTTTTGGTTAACCGCTTGCTTGGACGTTATATGAACGAGTCTTTGTTCTGCCTGGAGGAAGGACTGGGTAATGTCGAGCAAATTGACCAAGCGGTTTGCGACTACGTCATGCCGGTTGGTCCTTTCACCCTGCGCGATATGAACGGCTGCGACATTGGTTTGGCTGTTGCCCGATTTAACTTCCAAGAATATGGACCACGTTTTGCCGTACCGGGAATTTTGGAGTCAATGGTGACCAACAATTGGCTTGGACAAAAAACCGGTCGTGGCTTTTACACCTATGATTCCGAGACCAAGAAAAAGGCAGGTATCAACCCGGAGCTTTCATCCGTGGTGAAGGGTGCATCTTCCGCCAACGGTTCTCTAAATGCGGAGAGACTATTTTTGCCGATGATTAACGAGGCGTTTTTAGCTTTGCAGGAAAAGATTTGCCGAGCCGAGGATTTGGATCCGGCTCTTAAGGCAGGTCTCGGCATGCGCAAAGGCCCGCTTGAGCTGGCCGGTGATATGGGTCTGGATAATTGCCTTAAGCAAATGCAGAGCCTGTTTGAAAAGTACGGAGAACGCTTCCGCCCTGCCCCCCTGCTTAAAAGATACGTTTTTGCCGGACATAAAAAGCTAATTTAA